One region of Marinifilum sp. JC120 genomic DNA includes:
- a CDS encoding DUF1738 domain-containing protein: MAKDKTQYYQRFADKIIEKLEEGTAPWQRPWKPGESQPAFNPVTGNVYRGFNQVMLGSDGLNDPRFMTYKQAESQGWQVRKGAKSQTLVFWQWSAINVVKDKDGKPERDEDGNVKTQRVERDKPYIRFFNVFHASQIDGIPEWDGREISWNPDDRAEAILENSGASITHDQRDRAFYRPSSDEIHLPPHAAFDSPDKYYSTALHELGHWTGHESRLDREFGPFGSEIYAKEELRAEIASWMTSAEIGISHNPDQHASYVKSWVKVLKEDPYEIVRACQSAEKIKDYTLGFEKERGKEATKEQGMSVSAPDKAKLEQRESKYGVPENGKMWLKVPFSEKNQAKQLGAKWDQTQKMWFAPEGEDAQKFAAWLPENKVAAQQKEKPQEPRLATEKNYLNVPYREKGQAKKLGARWDKSEKLWFVATGTDLNPLAKWLPKEKVNAPQTNATQEFAKALQEAGLDLQGQQPIMDGTLQRVPVIDGKPNSKDGAYKGFLDAHPAGFIQNHKTGLKINWKADGLELTAEEKSQIKAQTAQKRIEREKALAEQREKASKRSFAKFTNAKWATQQQEYLTKKGVPAYGVKVNERGDLLVPGRDANGHIHTLQTITPEGKLFEKGGLKAGMFHTIDPGENIAKGGPILVAEGYATAASAHMASNMPTVVAFDASNLEPVAKALKAKYPKSSIVLVSDNDHHLEKNVGIEKAEAAAKAVGGLMATPKFNEAEKEQGLSDFNDLHKSRGIGEVQKQMSQT, translated from the coding sequence ATGGCTAAGGACAAAACACAATACTATCAGCGTTTTGCTGATAAAATTATTGAAAAACTGGAAGAAGGAACCGCGCCCTGGCAGCGTCCATGGAAGCCGGGGGAATCTCAGCCGGCTTTCAACCCGGTAACAGGAAATGTTTACCGGGGATTTAACCAGGTGATGCTTGGTTCCGACGGTCTGAATGATCCCAGATTTATGACCTACAAACAAGCTGAATCACAGGGCTGGCAGGTTCGCAAAGGAGCAAAATCTCAGACGCTTGTTTTTTGGCAATGGTCAGCAATAAACGTGGTTAAGGATAAGGATGGCAAACCGGAACGAGATGAAGATGGAAACGTAAAAACCCAGCGAGTTGAACGAGATAAGCCGTATATACGCTTCTTCAATGTCTTCCACGCCAGCCAGATTGATGGAATCCCGGAATGGGATGGACGCGAAATATCGTGGAATCCGGATGACCGGGCGGAAGCCATTCTAGAAAATTCCGGCGCAAGCATCACCCATGATCAACGCGACCGTGCATTTTACAGACCTTCGTCTGATGAAATCCACCTTCCCCCGCACGCGGCCTTTGATAGTCCCGACAAATATTACAGCACCGCCCTGCACGAGCTGGGACACTGGACCGGGCATGAATCACGGCTGGACCGTGAATTCGGTCCTTTCGGCTCGGAGATTTACGCCAAGGAAGAACTACGCGCAGAAATCGCAAGCTGGATGACCAGCGCAGAAATCGGCATTAGCCATAATCCGGATCAACATGCCAGTTACGTAAAAAGCTGGGTCAAAGTTCTTAAGGAAGATCCGTATGAGATCGTCCGGGCCTGCCAGAGTGCTGAAAAAATCAAGGATTACACTCTAGGATTTGAGAAGGAACGAGGCAAGGAAGCAACCAAGGAGCAAGGCATGTCAGTTTCTGCCCCGGACAAGGCCAAGCTGGAACAACGCGAATCAAAATATGGAGTTCCGGAGAACGGCAAAATGTGGCTCAAAGTACCCTTCTCTGAAAAAAATCAAGCTAAGCAGCTCGGAGCCAAATGGGATCAGACTCAAAAAATGTGGTTTGCCCCTGAAGGAGAAGACGCGCAAAAATTTGCTGCATGGCTACCGGAAAACAAGGTCGCTGCGCAGCAAAAGGAAAAACCGCAAGAACCCCGGCTTGCCACAGAAAAAAACTATCTCAATGTTCCCTATCGGGAAAAAGGACAGGCCAAGAAACTCGGCGCACGCTGGGATAAATCCGAAAAGCTATGGTTTGTCGCTACCGGAACAGATCTCAATCCTCTAGCCAAATGGCTGCCCAAGGAAAAGGTCAATGCTCCGCAAACAAATGCGACGCAGGAATTTGCCAAGGCCTTGCAGGAAGCCGGACTTGATCTTCAGGGCCAGCAGCCGATCATGGACGGCACACTTCAACGAGTGCCAGTCATCGATGGCAAGCCCAATTCAAAGGACGGCGCATACAAAGGATTCCTTGATGCCCATCCAGCAGGATTCATCCAGAACCACAAGACCGGCCTGAAAATTAATTGGAAAGCTGATGGCCTAGAACTTACCGCCGAAGAAAAATCCCAAATCAAGGCACAGACTGCCCAGAAGAGGATCGAGCGTGAGAAAGCCTTAGCCGAACAACGCGAAAAGGCTTCAAAACGTTCTTTTGCCAAGTTCACCAACGCCAAATGGGCCACCCAGCAGCAGGAATATCTCACTAAAAAAGGTGTTCCGGCCTACGGAGTCAAGGTCAACGAACGCGGGGATTTGCTTGTGCCCGGTCGCGATGCGAACGGCCATATCCACACCCTGCAAACAATCACCCCGGAAGGAAAGCTCTTTGAAAAAGGCGGCCTGAAAGCGGGAATGTTCCACACCATTGATCCCGGCGAGAACATAGCCAAAGGCGGGCCGATCCTCGTTGCCGAGGGTTACGCCACTGCGGCCAGCGCGCATATGGCAAGCAACATGCCCACAGTTGTGGCTTTTGATGCTTCCAATCTTGAGCCGGTCGCCAAGGCCCTGAAGGCCAAATATCCCAAAAGCTCCATAGTGCTCGTCAGCGAT